In Siniperca chuatsi isolate FFG_IHB_CAS linkage group LG24, ASM2008510v1, whole genome shotgun sequence, the DNA window ATTATTGGATGATTATAATTTAAGTGTTAATATGTAAGTGGTACTTTAATGTTATAGTTGGTTGAGGTGCAGCTAATCAcacatactgttgggtagtttcatccataacaatgcatcatcttttataaactgatcatgttttgtctgtaaaatcttAAATCCATGGTTCCCATACCTTCtcaaacatcaaattcaaggaaTTTTCAAGGGCTTTCCAGGCccaattccctcaaattcaTGGACCCAACGTGGCATAGTTTGAGACACGGATCAAGGTTAGttactgttacaacactgagaatttTCATACAGAGAACTAGCAGGCTTCTCAATTGTGCTATCACGgtgatgttactttaagtaaaaaaaaaactattcttgcacaaaatatacattcaagcactttcaatgacccatgtctatttatgtctattttcaaaaacttttcaCAAACTTACAAGGATTTCAAGGACCTGTGGGAACCCTGTAAATCTGAAAAGAGCAATACGCATTGAGCAGAGCAAGCCTCCATCAAATACATTCAAGTATGTCAGTTTCTTCAGTTGATTCCATCACTTTATCACCACAAATGTTCCCATCTAGCTGCATATGTCTTATACTTGCCATTGGTTTGTGCAATTAATATGTCTACTGTGCAGTGACAACAagtttaaattgtttatttgcCAGGTTTGTGTTGATAATGAATATTTGATGAATGAATAAGATGCTGAGGCTCACCACCTGTTCTGGTCCCGAGCAGGGCCTTTCAAACAGATCTTTATTcttctggggggaaaaacagatacatgtctttctttttttctttttacactaATTCTAATTGTTAACATATGGTCTGCAGACCTTTAGCTGACTTTATAACTTCATGAAATCCTGCATGGCTGAAAATGTGAATGATCAAAGCTTGGAAGTGTGAAGAAATTTGTACTAAATCAGTTTGGTTATTGTGCTCTgttgaagaaagaaagaagcttGACTACGTGTGCCTAGACTGTAATGTATCATGTAACAATTTTCAAAGTGTGTATTCCACAAAGAAATCTTTTATTGCTTGTATAAATACTTTCTATACAAAATGACATCTCATTGCTCCATTTAACGCATGAAGGCATTATAAAATTTGATGTACAAAATTTTACacaaactacatacagtatctcattTGGAGTGTGGGTTATATTTCATTGAATATACAAAACAGAACACTGAAAAGGTCTAAGGCAAGCAAAGAATTGGCACAAGGCATAAGGTGAGACTGAAAATGAAAGTCAACCAAAGCTGCAATCTCATTCATCTTTTACATATTTCTGATCTTCTTTTCTATACAAAAATCCATTTCGGAATCCTAATTCCCTTTGTTAAGTATTGCTCTCCCTGTATTATAGCTTCCATATAATAACAGTACAAAATATGGCTATTTGGCATGGACTGTAGATGTCAGAAGAGTTGACTGAggtctttgtgtctgtgcttAGCGTAGAGCTACATCACCTGGTCAGCTGTAGTGCCtattgtgtttattgctaatgtCCTCGGAGTCACTGATGTCACTGAGGGAGCACAGGCTGCTCTTCAGGGTGCTTCCTGTTCCAGCTTCAGTCAGACCTGCCGGgcacaaaacagctgtttacttTGCAGACAGGACAAGTCTAAAATACAGCTGAGACCACCATCATCGCACTTTATTATAAAACCACATTTATACTCCAACGTATCCTGCTATAAAGATCATAAAAACTGACCTGATTTGGCAGCCTTTCCTGTGGAGGTTCCCCAGACGCTGGTGCTGGGTGAGTCCAGGCTCTTCCTCATTGGTCCAGAGCCCTGAGCTGGTTTagacatttcctgtctgtcctccaagGAGGAGACCATCCACTCACTGCTCTCCTCTAGATCTGTGTACTGTCACCACATACAGAAACATTATTCAAAGATTTTACCATCCAGGATAACTTGCTTGAGGCTAACACCGCTTTTTACTACATAATAATATCAAATAAGCTAGCAACATTGTACACAAAAGCTATGCACTGAGGTCCCATCACAGAGTGAATCTCACCGTGAGTTCCTGAACCTCGTCCTTCCTCTCTGGTAAGATGCTGACGCCCCCTGCTGGTTTCTTTACCGCTCTCTCCGCAAACTGCTTCTCCATTTGTCTGGCCAGGTCATTGATTTTGTTCtctaaaaaggaaaagacaagTCATAAAATACATTCATGTGGTTTCATTAATACACGTTCCATTTCTAAATAATATAACACAAACTTGATGATTCTTCAGATTTTTATAGACCCAAGACCATGTTTACAGAGTATGgagtacaaacaaaatatacaatacGATGATGACAAAGTAATGACACCTGGCAGGAATGAAGTGCAacataaattacttaaacaaagGTAAAACATTATTCAAGAAGGCACCTAATTCACAAATAACCTTCTGAATATTTTTACATAGATTGACGGTTTAAATAGTAGTTTAGCAAGTACTTTTCCCCATTATTCAATATGCCCACGTTcttttattcaaacaaaatgtgatacTGGTCTCCTGTATGGTTGCAGTGCCTCTGACTCCTATCCAAGCCTTTATATCTTCCAGTGACCTTGTGGATTCTGGTGTTGTTAAACTTGAAGTTACAAATAGCCTGTctgtcatttagtttttttatttataaaaaaaaggtactttttaaatttaaactccAGTTTAAATTCAACATAAAGATCACACACTGACATACTACTGAGCTCGTTTTGTCACCTCTGGATGAACTGATCTTTATTGACCTCTGATATTGATTCACGGGATTGATTTCATCAGTAAGTTAGTCAGTCTCGACTGATGGCTAATGTGCGACACATATTATACTCAGAGGGCTTCTTAATTTGGCGACTGCTCAGCTAGCGTTTCCCTGAATGCATGTGGGGGTTTGAAAAAGTGAATATCCTGGAAGCTAAACCTGAAATACACtcaagcagctataatcaatagtTTTAgcgtgaaaggggtcgctcgtagtgatgaacctaatATGATTTCTCATACATCTTGGCATCGTCTCAAAATTTAAGACCTATGGTGATTCAAAATAAGCTTTTTATGATGAACGATTAACGATTCACTGGAACCCTGAATGCATACAACAAACTAGTGTGACGAACCTAACCTCTTAAAAGATCTAATCTAATATCTACAAGCAAATCCACTTTCCTATATTTACTAATCAGGACAAATATagcaaacatacattttcaccGTTATCAAATGTACCCATTTTATGACTGACTAAATAGAGCCAAATTATTTGAATGTATGGTGTGAGCTGACAGTTTGGAGAATGGACAACTTACCTTTACCAAAGTTTCTCCTGTCCACGTTGCCGTTCTGGTCTTTGTGACTCTGGAGTTGTCTTGGGTCAATCTCCTGCAGCTCGCTGACCTCTGACcactcgtcctcctcctcctcctcatcgcTCTCCATCTTTGTGACTGCTGTCTTGGTCACACCACCCACTGACCTCCTGGCCTGCTGGGGGTTGGAGGAGAATGAGTGCATGGCTGGAGCCTGCCTGGCCTGGACTGGACTGGCTTTGCTTGCTCTGATTTGGACTGGGGTCGCCTGGTTTAGTCTGGTCTGTGGTGATTTGCCCCTCTGGTGTTTTCGGGGCTGTGCCTCCTCCATATCGGTCTCCTCTTCTTCAGATTCCTCATCTGAACTGAAAGGAGGGGTCCTCAGAAATCAGAGAAACAGTTTTTTACTAatcattcaacatttttttttaaagctatatAAAATACTGGTTACAGTCTGCATTAAAGACATGAATTTGTGTTATATAATTAAGAGAAATTGCAGTCAGCCTACTCCTGACTGATTAAACCAAATTCTTCATTCTTAAAGTGCAGCCATTTATCCCATTCTCCTTTAAATCtacatttttcagaaacatGATGGGCACTGGTAAAATCATGCTGTTAGAAGCATAAAAAGAGAAGATGTTTTATGCAGCTGCGGTCATCCTAGTTAAGACCTGATTCATAACTAGCACCTGGCCACATATGTTCTCTATACACATTTATCATGACTATACAATTCAATTATTTTCTGCTTTCCAGCAGCCTGTTGCACCAGCTTAAAAGTTGGATTCTAAGTTTGAGCGTAGTAACACATACTATGTAACAAATAGTTAGTTTCACACTAAACTCACCACTTTGTTCAGTTGCACCGTCCCTAAATACGTTATAACTAAGTCCACTGCAATCACGTTTCACCTAGCACCTTAGCAGTTACATGTTTCTGTTACAAATAACCAAGCGATGCCAGCTGCAATTCCCCTATCAAGTAAATGCAGCATAAAATCACATTGTGCCCTCTTCTAATCTGACTAACGGTTACGGTACAGCACAATGCTGAGCGTGCATGTCAGTGTCATCGTAAATGTCAAGTGATGTGGTCTGTCACTGTAATGCAATGTGCTCTTGGTGTAAATAGAATATAGAAAATCCTCTGGATCTTCTATCATTactctctcctgtctttctaACCAATCCACCATAACACCAGTTATAAGGAATGACTCGGGGAGGTGTACATTTTAAGTTCTATCTTAACTCTTTTTAGTTACTAATTTGTATGGTGCAACCTCAGATGCAGCTGCTTCTCTTATCAACTTTGTTGCAACACTGTCAAATACTCTGAAGGTGGTTTTGGGTGATTGTGTTGTGGTTTGGTTGCATTTACATCTTTTAATATATGTAATGTATTCTCGCTCCATCCTACTGTAATTTAATTATCTAGGACACATATTAATACCTATTAGACATTTATGGAGAACTACAGGAAACCATTtcattttacacagttttttCTTTACTTGGTTTTGAAGGTCCTCTGAGCGGTCTTGGTGTTGGGTGTAGATGTCTTGGGTTGAGTGGCGGTCTTGGTCCTTGGCGCCGGCTGGGGGGTCTTGGGCTGTTTGACTGCAGGTCCGGACATCACCTGGGTCGCTCTGGAGGGCAGACTACTGGATCGAGGCCGGATCTGCAACACTGCACGCAGACAAAAACGGGTAATATAGACACAGTTAGTGGATCAGTCACTGACAGTGCGTCAGAGCTTAACTCAGCTTATGTGGCGGCAAACAAGCTTTCACAGATTAGACTGATAATGAtggatgcacacacagtcaaaaCCTTTTACAAGACGCTAATGCAATAGTGGGTGACGACGAGCTAGCTGAACTTCTCTAAAGCACAAAGTAGTACAGTGCGGTTACTATTGGTCTGTGGGCAGAGTAAGAAGATGATCTCCTGTGCTAAGAGACTTTTCGATGACTCACCTTGAACTGACTGCCTGGATCTGGCCTGTGACTCAGGAGCAGGGTCGCTGCCTCTCCTCTGACCGCCCAGCTTCTGCTCCATAGTGCTGGCTATCTCCTCCCGATGGCGCCAGAAGTCAGGAAAATCCTTTGCAATGCTCTCCCGCTTTGAATGCGCCTTGGCCAGGATGGAACTGAACTCTTTGTTCTTCACACCACTCTGATGCTGAGAGGAGGTACAGGAAATTATGAGTAATATAAAACAGGTTAAGTAAAAGAACAATTAAGAGTATTTTCTTAGATTGTATGCTGTACAATACTTCTTAAGCTTCCTGAACCTTACTTATAAGTGTGAACTTACAGGCTTGACTCCCAGGTACTCCAGCTTCTTAATAACAGCCTGCTCGAGCTCCGGCCGCATATTCTTCTTGATGTTGGTGTTTTTCAGAGCGCTGCTGGTCGCCCGCTGTTTCTTCTCTGGTACAGGCTCAGGCTTCTTCTCCACTGGCCTCCTCTCAGAGATGCTGCTGGAGTCTGTAAAAGAAATCTCACTTCATCAGCCATTTATGGATAATCAGGCTCTAATTGCAGGTGGCAGGGgcaaaaaggagaaaacaatgAGCATGCATTTGCCAGTTTTCACAGCAAGCTCCATGCTAAAGGTTCGGTTGGGTAGATGGATGTGACTGCAATGGGGCAGGCACAAGAGGAGAATGTCTACAAGTTTATTTGCCACAAACATGGTAACAAGATGACGGGTGGACATAAATGATCAGCAGTGCTGACATGGCAGGCGTCACAGAATATCACAGACCATGAGCTTGTTTCTCGTACTAAGGTCATGCCTTTCAAGTCAGTGTGGACTAAGATTATTTCAGTCCCGGCACACTTCAGGAAAAGGCTGCCCACAACAGACTGATGCATCCATGCAGACAGCATGCAGTCGGCCGGCTCTGTTGGTTTTATTGTCCGTTttacctctctcctcttctgacAGCTCCTGTATAGGATCCAGCTTAGGAGCAGAGACTGGCTCCTCTAATTGGACAGCAAATGAGGTCAAAGGCATAAAATAAGAGAGGGGGCCTAATGTGGTGACAGCACTGTTTTATTAAGAGTTTGCATTATGTAAATCTTTCATGCACAAAAGCACATGCTCAGCCTCTCTGGGAGagacaatgtttttattttctaatttttctaAGTCTAATGACAGCTGGCTTCTACTAACTTACCAAGTACAACTCTCTTTGGTTTGGGCTCCGGAGCTGGTGCACTAACAATGACTGAAAAACAGAGAATACAATGAATGCATTAGGATCCTACATGCAGTTTCCTTCAGTGAAAAACGTTTCTGATGAAAAAGTAACTGAAAAGGAATCCATACCTGGTACTTCCACTACTTTGGTGGGTGGATGTGAGGAAATATTCCTTATCTGTAAGTAGAAAAAAATATCACTTATTATACCTCATGATCATGCATAATGAAGGTTGAAGCCGTTCAATATATTGTGTATAActctgtaattacctctctatatagtagtttttattGGTAGTGGTGAATTCCACCATTCCCACGCTGCATTCAAATTAACTACCTATGCaggagggattcacaggaaccgatgcagcatgtaatccagtgttactatttgtaattttatctcactgacatcagcctcactgtttgctgttcactctcctacagCTGTaacagagctgtattaagttgCTGCTAATGCTTATTTGAGTGTATGAGGTGGGTGAATGAGTAACTCAATGTACGGTTTATTTGAATTACCTCATAAATCATACTCATTGGACATCCCCATACTGTGACAGTGAATGAACAATTTCAGCTActctttttggtttgtttttctgtttgactGCCAGTGGCTGTATCATGGGGAGGGCTTTCGACCTGTGTGTAGCTGTCCcttggttgtgtttttgtatttacttgttctaaaagttcataaaaaaaagaaaagaaaaagcattcaactggcaACACATGGCGATCgtttatcaaaaatgtgtctCCAAAACAAGACGTGGTcattttttggtcatttttaaagatgtcaAGGAGGAATGGAACAAGGCTGCACACCTCCTCAGCAAGGTAACCAGCTCCTTTTACCGTTCCAAAACTACCGGCACTGTGTGCAGTAGGATATCAGATGGTGGTTTATGGCATGATGAaaaattaattataaattattgactgacttctttattaaaaacaacatgagtTTCTTTGGCtacactgtaaacagatacactaGCTGCTCTTCTGCTGTATTTCGGACTAGGGTTGGGTGATATGACGGTATATAGTGGTAGAGATTTTTTCCACCGCGGAAGCTATCCCTTAGCAGCGTTTCCCCTACCATTGCCTTGGGCAGGGGGGTGGCACACCCCCccgaaagaaagaaacaaaatattttatttatgttgtttacCTAATTTATGTGTACTCGTTTCATTTCAGCCGAGTGTGAGAGTCTTTACTgcgttttgctgtcatttacaGGTCGCGctagtttctctcctctcctctgctacCTGTATTTCACCGAGGGCAAGgctagcacacacacaggttaagTTACAGGAGTTGATGGCGACTCGTTACGTAACGCTGAAATTCAACTGTGGTGTTCTGTCgggagatgcagtgacttaaaccaATGGTGAGTAAGAAAAAGCCATAGTGCCCACCcctatttctgacaaagtagctgctcaaggagtGTTTGCTGCCCCAAGAACTCTGGGGCCTACAGTATTAAACCGCACTTGTTGTTACCACTAGTAACCACAGGAGTTGCCAATCAACCAGAACTAAAAGCTTCAggattttaactttaaatgcaaCTTAATATGAGATGCATGTCatacaacatactgtaagttTTCAGCCACTTAATCTTCTATCTTCAGTAAGAAATGTGGAGCTATTCCAAGAAAAGCATCAGCTTCCTGTTAACTGTGGCTCCTGTCAAATGTACAGTATCATCATGTCGCAATACACCACAATCTGAACCCATGTAGCAAATACAGGATATCCTGAACAAGGGCTGACCGCCCGCCTCACTTCCTCTCCCAACATAATAACAGTGGACATTGATGGCTGTGTGAGTGGGAATCAGTGTTAACCTGCTCCCTCTGAGCCTTGATGGTTTGCTCCTTCTCCTGCAGCCGCCTGCCCATGTCCTGCTGCAACCACTGGCTGCGCTCCTGGTGCTCGGACACAGACGACTGCATTCTGCTCAGCTCGTTCAGCAACTGGAAGACGACGGGAGGaggatgcattttccagctggCTGATTTCTAACAAACACTTATAGATGCTTTAATGGCATGATATTTATGACAAATACTACAACATACCTGATTCTTTTCAGACTCGTGTTGAGCCTTTATTTCCTGCAGCCTGGATTCCCACTTTTTATCCTAGAAGAGAATATTTTTGTACTCAAAATAACTTAATTCACTTCTAGGCTTTAAAACAAtatctctcctctccactgACCTGTTTCTTCAGTTGGTGTTCCAGCTTTTGGATGGCTTGTatctgcatctctttgtagttgttcaGATCTCTCTCTGGCTGCGAGTGAACAGGGCTGGCTGACTTTTCATGCTTGGCTGtctgattctgatttgcttcctatgaatgaaaatacatgtgaaataacaaaaaaagacatgaataaAAGACATCCTGAAGaccaaatgtaatgtaaaacacTATTAGGAAGCTACTGAACGGATTATCCCTATATGCAGCGTTGACATTGACCGCCACATATTGATGTTCTATTTTTTAGCGCATTGATTcgctcagcctctctctctctcatttctgcACTCGTTGATGCCGATGTCATCGTTGGTTTCGATCATTTTGATAGGCTACGTAATTATTATCATGCCTCCACAGgcagctcacctgctgttgtgtgtaggtgtgtgtgtgtgtagggaaaagagaactgaaagcaaggtgagcagattaaagaaGATTCTAGAAATAGGGAAATATatgaatgtattctttcaaatattatagcCTATATGTCTATATATGATATTTTCTATAGATAAATATTAACCTCTCCACCCCAATCCCCCCACCCCATCGCTGTCCCCGCCACAGTTACACTGCCATTCTGTGGGAAACGCTGCCATGTATCATTTCCGTACATTGAGAGCCTGGATATTTCGGGTGTAAAGAAATTCCATCTCCCTGCGCATGCCATCCCTGCTGTCTTCTATCTTTCTGTCCATGCGTGCCATCTCCTCAGCCTTAAAacggtccagctctctcagcaGGTCTTTGTGCATGGACTGCTGCTCTTTTTCCTgcaatcacaacaacaacaaacaaaaaaaactcagTCACTATGAAACCAGAAAGGACTGGCATAAAAGTAGAAACtttgaaagttgtttttttaaaagggttACTCAAAATCAGCTTTCAATATGTAAACCTGAAACGGCATAAACAGGTTAAGATAAAGAGGTAATTTACTGACAACTGAAGCAAAGCTTGCTCATGTAAcaatgtagggctgcaacaactcattattttcattatcgataaatctgcttattatttttttagtaatcgattcatcgttttgtctgtaaaatgtcagaaaataatacaaacccccccaaaaagccCAACATTATTTCCCAAACCCCTGGACGACATGTTGAAAAAGCCCCAAACCcataaaatcctcacatttgagtaGCTGAAACTAGagaaagtttggcattttttctttaaaaattacTCATAATAGTACCCGATAAATTTGCAGTCGATCACAGCTCTATCACAATGGTCCGGCTTTCCTACCTGAGCTGTTTTGACTTGCAAGGCATGTTGCTCCTGAACAATCTGCTCCTTCAGATTGTTGATCTCCAATTTGAGGCTTTCAATCTGAGATTTCTTCTCACTGTCTGACCGCAATTCTggaaagaagtaaaaaaaaaaaaaaaaaaaaaccaagatATTTAATGTAACAATACAATGTGAgggaatattttatatttcacctGCAAATACATCTTCACGAGACTCCATCCTAAAATTGTTCAATGCGTCCTCCTGACTCCTACCTTTAGTTCATGTATTATCATACTCTCTCAATCTATCCCTCACTAAACTGCTCAGCAAACCTTTATGACTGGCTGACTTACGGATCTCATACTCGTCAGGGTGGCGGCGCTgcatgtgattctggagaaaggAGGAATTGAGGAAGGACTTATCACACTGTGGAcactaaaagaaacaaaaaaaatatgttgaCTCGGAAACAGGAAAACTGACAGCACAGTTTAGATGACCTTAAGTATCAGTAAGATGTTGGTCTGAATTTGATAATGATTAATACTTAAGTTGGCAGTATTTTCATAACATTATTCAGTATATACactatatttttcacatttcactctCATTGTACTTCAACAACTGGTTCACGAATCAATAGGCAGTCACTCAAATCAgggctgtgtccgaaatcactccctgttttacggtggccctgagagcacaacacactgcagcttaagaaaacacatccaaagagacaaaacacaagcagatgaagaaaacatcttcaccaattcaacaacacatacacagcatttagaaaaaaaaaactgtacaaagAAATAACACAGGCAATTCATCGATCTGACAACACATATGCAGCATAACAGTATTCAATGCAAATACAGGAAACAAAACCAAGTACACAAACGgttgtgtggtgtgtgtatttg includes these proteins:
- the dzip1 gene encoding zinc finger protein Dzip1 isoform X1, with product MPFHDGAYYPYTSDAQGTQSSAGIPSLLNSPLSQHSVNGHSVPAPGMTPSSGASTILPFKFRPRRESVDWRRINAVDIDLVVSQLDVDALQEHISTVTFCSLDGERCQRCQSPVDPALVKLLQLAQLTVEWLLHCQEFLTLGLHTAEERLAAAGREREQLLAQQKKQEEKVQTLTAELKQRKKVIRTQQSLLAPRIISSHKCPQCDKSFLNSSFLQNHMQRRHPDEYEIQLRSDSEKKSQIESLKLEINNLKEQIVQEQHALQVKTAQEKEQQSMHKDLLRELDRFKAEEMARMDRKIEDSRDGMRREMEFLYTRNIQALNEANQNQTAKHEKSASPVHSQPERDLNNYKEMQIQAIQKLEHQLKKQDKKWESRLQEIKAQHESEKNQLLNELSRMQSSVSEHQERSQWLQQDMGRRLQEKEQTIKAQREQIRNISSHPPTKVVEVPVIVSAPAPEPKPKRVVLEEPVSAPKLDPIQELSEEERDSSSISERRPVEKKPEPVPEKKQRATSSALKNTNIKKNMRPELEQAVIKKLEYLGVKPHQSGVKNKEFSSILAKAHSKRESIAKDFPDFWRHREEIASTMEQKLGGQRRGSDPAPESQARSRQSVQVLQIRPRSSSLPSRATQVMSGPAVKQPKTPQPAPRTKTATQPKTSTPNTKTAQRTFKTKTPPFSSDEESEEEETDMEEAQPRKHQRGKSPQTRLNQATPVQIRASKASPVQARQAPAMHSFSSNPQQARRSVGGVTKTAVTKMESDEEEEEDEWSEVSELQEIDPRQLQSHKDQNGNVDRRNFGKENKINDLARQMEKQFAERAVKKPAGGVSILPERKDEVQELTYTDLEESSEWMVSSLEDRQEMSKPAQGSGPMRKSLDSPSTSVWGTSTGKAAKSGLTEAGTGSTLKSSLCSLSDISDSEDISNKHNRHYS
- the dzip1 gene encoding zinc finger protein Dzip1 isoform X5; the protein is MTPSSGASTILPFKFRPRRESVDWRRINAVDIDLVVSQLDVDALQEHISTVTFCSLDGERCQRCQSPVDPALVKLLQLAQLTVEWLLHCQEFLTLGLHTAEERLAAAGREREQLLAQQKKQEEKVQTLTAELKQRKKVIRTQQSLLAPRIISSHKCPQCDKSFLNSSFLQNHMQRRHPDEYEIQLRSDSEKKSQIESLKLEINNLKEQIVQEQHALQVKTAQEKEQQSMHKDLLRELDRFKAEEMARMDRKIEDSRDGMRREMEFLYTRNIQALNEANQNQTAKHEKSASPVHSQPERDLNNYKEMQIQAIQKLEHQLKKQDKKWESRLQEIKAQHESEKNQLLNELSRMQSSVSEHQERSQWLQQDMGRRLQEKEQTIKAQREQIRNISSHPPTKVVEVPVIVSAPAPEPKPKRVVLEEPVSAPKLDPIQELSEEERDSSSISERRPVEKKPEPVPEKKQRATSSALKNTNIKKNMRPELEQAVIKKLEYLGVKPHQSGVKNKEFSSILAKAHSKRESIAKDFPDFWRHREEIASTMEQKLGGQRRGSDPAPESQARSRQSVQVLQIRPRSSSLPSRATQVMSGPAVKQPKTPQPAPRTKTATQPKTSTPNTKTAQRTFKTKTPPFSSDEESEEEETDMEEAQPRKHQRGKSPQTRLNQATPVQIRASKASPVQARQAPAMHSFSSNPQQARRSVGGVTKTAVTKMESDEEEEEDEWSEVSELQEIDPRQLQSHKDQNGNVDRRNFGKENKINDLARQMEKQFAERAVKKPAGGVSILPERKDEVQELTYTDLEESSEWMVSSLEDRQEMSKPAQGSGPMRKSLDSPSTSVWGTSTGKAAKSGLTEAGTGSTLKSSLCSLSDISDSEDISNKHNRHYS
- the dzip1 gene encoding zinc finger protein Dzip1 isoform X2, which translates into the protein MPFHDGAYYPYTSDAQGTQSSAGIPSLLNSPLSQHSVNGHSVPAPGMTPSSGASTILPFKFRPRRESVDWRRINAVDIDLVVSQLDVDALQEHISTVTFCSLDGERCQRCQSPVDPALVKLLQLAQLTVEWLLHCQEFLTLGLHTAEERLAAAGREREQLLAQQKKQEEKVQTLTAELKQRKKVIRTQQSLLAPRIISSHKCPQCDKSFLNSSFLQNHMQRRHPDEYEIQLRSDSEKKSQIESLKLEINNLKEQIVQEQHALQVKTAQEKEQQSMHKDLLRELDRFKAEEMARMDRKIEDSRDGMRREMEFLYTRNIQALNEANQNQTAKHEKSASPVHSQPERDLNNYKEMQIQAIQKLEHQLKKQDKKWESRLQEIKAQHESEKNQLLNELSRMQSSVSEHQERSQWLQQDMGRRLQEKEQTIKAQREQIRNISSHPPTKVVEVPVIVSAPAPEPKPKRVVLEEPVSAPKLDPIQELSEEERDSSSISERRPVEKKPEPVPEKKQRATSSALKNTNIKKNMRPELEQAVIKKLEYLGVKPHQSGVKNKEFSSILAKAHSKRESIAKDFPDFWRHREEIASTMEQKLGGQRRGSDPAPESQARSRQSVQVLQIRPRSSSLPSRATQVMSGPAVKQPKTPQPAPRTKTATQPKTSTPNTKTAQRTFKTNSDEESEEEETDMEEAQPRKHQRGKSPQTRLNQATPVQIRASKASPVQARQAPAMHSFSSNPQQARRSVGGVTKTAVTKMESDEEEEEDEWSEVSELQEIDPRQLQSHKDQNGNVDRRNFGKENKINDLARQMEKQFAERAVKKPAGGVSILPERKDEVQELTYTDLEESSEWMVSSLEDRQEMSKPAQGSGPMRKSLDSPSTSVWGTSTGKAAKSGLTEAGTGSTLKSSLCSLSDISDSEDISNKHNRHYS
- the dzip1 gene encoding zinc finger protein Dzip1 isoform X3, which codes for MPFHDGAYYPYTSDAQGTQSSAGIPSLLNSPLSQHSVNGHSVPAPGMTPSSGASTILPFKFRPRRESVDWRRINAVDIDLVVSQLDVDALQEHISTVTFCSLDGERCQRCQSPVDPALVKLLQLAQLTVEWLLHCQEFLTLGLHTAEERLAAAGREREQLLAQQKKQEEKVQTLTAELKQRKKVIRTQQSLLAPRIISSHKNHMQRRHPDEYEIQLRSDSEKKSQIESLKLEINNLKEQIVQEQHALQVKTAQEKEQQSMHKDLLRELDRFKAEEMARMDRKIEDSRDGMRREMEFLYTRNIQALNEANQNQTAKHEKSASPVHSQPERDLNNYKEMQIQAIQKLEHQLKKQDKKWESRLQEIKAQHESEKNQLLNELSRMQSSVSEHQERSQWLQQDMGRRLQEKEQTIKAQREQIRNISSHPPTKVVEVPVIVSAPAPEPKPKRVVLEEPVSAPKLDPIQELSEEERDSSSISERRPVEKKPEPVPEKKQRATSSALKNTNIKKNMRPELEQAVIKKLEYLGVKPHQSGVKNKEFSSILAKAHSKRESIAKDFPDFWRHREEIASTMEQKLGGQRRGSDPAPESQARSRQSVQVLQIRPRSSSLPSRATQVMSGPAVKQPKTPQPAPRTKTATQPKTSTPNTKTAQRTFKTKTPPFSSDEESEEEETDMEEAQPRKHQRGKSPQTRLNQATPVQIRASKASPVQARQAPAMHSFSSNPQQARRSVGGVTKTAVTKMESDEEEEEDEWSEVSELQEIDPRQLQSHKDQNGNVDRRNFGKENKINDLARQMEKQFAERAVKKPAGGVSILPERKDEVQELTYTDLEESSEWMVSSLEDRQEMSKPAQGSGPMRKSLDSPSTSVWGTSTGKAAKSGLTEAGTGSTLKSSLCSLSDISDSEDISNKHNRHYS